Proteins found in one Zea mays cultivar B73 chromosome 1, Zm-B73-REFERENCE-NAM-5.0, whole genome shotgun sequence genomic segment:
- the LOC100194066 gene encoding RHOMBOID-like protein 2 encodes MAAARYDVEKGGRNNGDGKPSPPPPGHLYPQRDGEREWVPWLVPLVVAVNIVLFAVAMYVNNCPAHAASSRRGGAGSCVARGFLHRFSFQPLSENPLLGPSSATLQKLGALVWDKVVREHQGWRLVTCIWLHAGVAHLLANMISLVLIGLRLEQQFGYVRVGIIYLVSGVGGSVLSSLFIRNNISVGASGALFGLLGAMLSELFTNWTIYANKAAALVTLLVVIAINLAIGILPHVDNFAHIGGFLTGFLLGFVLLMRPHYGWMQRYALPSDVKYTTKKYLAYQWALLAVASVLAVIGFAVGLGMLFRGVNANDHCGWCHYLSCVPTSRWSCGK; translated from the exons ATGGCCGCCGCGCGCTACGACGTGGAGAAGGGCGGGAGGAATAACGGGGATGGGAAgccttcgccgccgccgccgggccacCTGTACCCGCAGCGCGACGGGGAGAGGGAGTGGGTGCCGTGGTTGGTGCCGCTCGTCGTGGCCGTCAACATCGTGCTCTTCGCCGTGGCGATGTACGTCAACAACTGCCCGGCCCACGCCGCCTCGTCTCGCCGCGGCGGCGCCGGATCATGCGTCGCCCGCGGGTTCCTCCACCGCTTCTCGTTCCAGCCGCTCAGCGAGAACCCGCTCCTCGGGCCCTCGTCGGCCAC GCTGCAGAAGCTGGGAGCGCTTGTATGGGACAAAGTTGTGCGGGAGCACCAGGGGTGGAGGCTCGTCACCTGCATCTGGCTGCACGCCGGTGTTGCCCACCTCCTGGCCAACATGATCAGCCTCGTGCTCATCGGGCTCAGACTGGAGCAACAGTTTGGATACG TGAGAGTTGGCATCATCTACCTTGTCTCTGGCGTCGGAGGCAGCGTGCTTTCGTCTCTGTTCATCAGGAACAACATCTCTGTCGGCGCTTCCGGAGCTCTGTTCGGGCTCCTTGGGGCCATGCTGTCGGAGCTCTTCACCAACTGGACCATCTATGCAAACAAG GCTGCAGCCCTGGTGACCCTGCTGGTCGTCATCGCCATCAACCTCGCCATCGGCATCCTCCCGCACGTCGACAACTTCGCGCACATCGGAGGGTTCCTCACCGGCTTCCTCCTCGGGTTCGTCTTACTGATGCGCCCGCACTACGGCTGGATGCAGCGCTacgccctgccctccgacgtcaaGTACACCACCAAGAAGTACCTGGCCTACCAGTGGGCTCTGCTGGCCGTGGCCTCGGTCCTCGCTGTCATCGG GTTCGCCGTAGGGCTGGGGATGCTTTTCAGAGGAGTGAACGCGAATGATCACTGCGGCTGGTGCCACTACCTCAGCTGTGTTCCGACCTCCAGATGGAGCTGTGGGAAGTGA